Proteins encoded in a region of the Funiculus sociatus GB2-C1 genome:
- the ctpB gene encoding carboxyl-terminal processing protease CtpB produces the protein MNPSPKNFSRLHVALFGGAIATTAALSLFGPSVRAALQESPKSVVDEAWQIVNREYVDGTFNQVDWQATRQDLLSKNYATREEAYKAIRVALEKLEDPYTRFLDPKQYQALTSQTSGELSGVGLKLELDEKTKDLTVVEPIENSPALKAGIKPGDKILAINGKTTKGMSVEAAANLIRGEVGTKVTLKISSEGRDKDVALTRAQIELAAVRSSVKQEGKIRVGYIRLNEFSAHAAEQMRRSIKTLNNDKVDAFVLDLRGNPGGLLHSSVEIAQMWMDKGAIVRTVDRKGANEEFKTNGKSLTQLPLAVLVDGNSASASEILSGALKDNGRAKIIGSQTFGKALVQSVHSLSDGSGLAVTIAHYYTPKGTDISQKGVTPDVKIDLNDDQRKRLGSNPTLLGTQEDPQYARAIAELENTKLAQPGKPQLPRSLSVR, from the coding sequence TGCAAGAAAGTCCAAAATCGGTTGTCGATGAAGCATGGCAAATTGTCAACCGGGAATATGTTGATGGCACCTTTAATCAGGTGGATTGGCAAGCGACCCGACAAGACCTGCTATCCAAAAACTACGCTACCCGCGAAGAAGCCTACAAGGCTATCCGGGTGGCGCTGGAAAAATTAGAGGATCCTTACACTCGTTTTCTTGATCCCAAACAGTATCAAGCATTGACTAGCCAAACTTCTGGAGAACTGTCTGGCGTAGGTTTGAAGCTGGAACTGGACGAAAAAACCAAGGATCTGACCGTTGTGGAACCGATTGAGAATTCCCCAGCTCTCAAAGCGGGTATCAAGCCGGGAGATAAGATTTTGGCAATTAATGGCAAAACCACAAAGGGGATGAGTGTGGAAGCTGCCGCTAACTTGATCCGGGGCGAAGTTGGGACGAAAGTCACCCTGAAGATATCCAGCGAAGGCAGGGATAAGGATGTGGCATTGACTAGGGCGCAGATTGAACTGGCTGCTGTCCGTTCTTCGGTCAAGCAGGAAGGTAAAATCCGCGTCGGCTATATCCGCTTGAATGAGTTTAGCGCCCACGCCGCAGAACAAATGCGTCGCTCGATTAAGACTCTCAATAACGACAAGGTGGATGCTTTTGTATTGGATTTGCGGGGTAATCCGGGTGGGTTACTGCACTCCAGCGTAGAAATTGCCCAGATGTGGATGGATAAAGGTGCCATCGTCCGGACAGTAGACCGCAAGGGAGCAAATGAAGAATTTAAGACAAATGGCAAGTCGTTGACTCAGTTGCCTCTTGCTGTGCTGGTAGATGGCAATTCGGCATCGGCTAGCGAAATTCTCTCTGGGGCGCTGAAGGATAATGGTCGTGCGAAGATTATCGGCTCTCAAACTTTTGGGAAGGCGCTAGTTCAGTCGGTGCATTCTCTGAGTGATGGTTCTGGTTTAGCTGTGACGATTGCTCACTACTACACGCCAAAGGGAACGGATATCAGCCAGAAAGGGGTTACTCCTGATGTCAAGATTGACTTGAACGACGACCAGCGCAAGCGTCTTGGCAGTAATCCGACGTTACTGGGAACTCAGGAAGATCCGCAATATGCCCGCGCGATCGCTGAGTTGGAAAATACTAAACTCGCCCAGCCGGGTAAGCCCCAATTACCGCGATCGCTCAGCGTCCGGTAA
- a CDS encoding molybdenum cofactor synthesis domain-containing protein, whose amino-acid sequence MTNLPHPDIKGMTVTCAVITVSDTRSPETDTSGQLIKQLLQNAGHAIGEYALLKDEPTQIRALLATLGQRPDLDALIFNGGTGIAPRDTTYDALEKELSKTLPGFGELFRFLSYQEIGSRAIASRAVAGVYQSKLVFSVPGSSNAVRLAIEKLILPELVHLVNQIKG is encoded by the coding sequence ATGACTAACCTGCCTCACCCTGATATAAAGGGGATGACAGTAACTTGCGCTGTCATTACCGTTAGCGATACGCGATCGCCCGAAACAGATACTAGCGGTCAGTTAATTAAGCAGTTACTCCAAAATGCAGGTCACGCAATTGGGGAGTACGCCCTTCTCAAAGATGAACCTACGCAAATTCGGGCGCTGCTAGCAACCCTAGGTCAACGCCCGGATCTAGATGCTTTAATTTTCAATGGTGGCACTGGGATCGCACCGAGAGACACGACCTACGATGCTCTAGAGAAAGAACTCTCAAAAACTTTGCCTGGTTTTGGCGAGTTGTTCCGCTTTCTGAGTTATCAAGAAATTGGTTCACGGGCGATCGCATCTCGCGCTGTTGCTGGCGTTTATCAAAGCAAGCTGGTCTTCTCTGTTCCCGGTTCCAGCAACGCCGTTAGACTTGCAATTGAGAAGCTTATTTTGCCAGAGCTTGTTCACTTGGTCAACCAAATTAAAGGCTAA
- the psb28 gene encoding photosystem II reaction center protein Psb28 codes for MAEIQFARGLKEEVIPDVKLTRSRDGNQGTATFYFQTPNAFNSESAEEITGMYMIDEEGEIVTREVKGIFVNGQARDLQAVYLMKSEDEWNRFMRFMQRYAEENGLEFSKS; via the coding sequence ATGGCGGAAATTCAGTTTGCCAGAGGACTCAAAGAAGAAGTTATACCGGATGTAAAGCTAACCCGTTCGCGGGATGGCAATCAAGGTACTGCGACGTTTTATTTTCAAACTCCCAACGCCTTCAACAGCGAAAGCGCGGAAGAAATCACCGGGATGTACATGATTGACGAAGAAGGCGAAATAGTGACCAGAGAAGTCAAAGGCATATTTGTCAATGGTCAAGCTAGAGATTTACAAGCGGTTTACCTGATGAAGTCAGAAGATGAATGGAATCGCTTTATGCGCTTCATGCAGCGGTATGCCGAAGAGAATGGTTTAGAATTTAGCAAATCCTAA
- the aroF gene encoding 3-deoxy-7-phosphoheptulonate synthase, whose protein sequence is MINAKLASQSHSNHQTVVKLSEKVSFGGEDVVIIGGPCTVESWDQMETVASHLAAAPVQALRGGVYKPRTSPYAFQGMGVEGLQILASVRSRYSIPVVTEVMSIGQIEAVATHADMLQIGSRNMQNFDLLKALGEAGKPILLKRGLASTIEEFVMAAEYILSHGNPDVVLCERGIRSFDNYTRNVLDLGAVVALKQITHLPVIVDPSHAVGKRELVAPLAKAAIACGADGLIIECHPEPEKSVSDARQALSLEDMVSLVHSLRPVAAAVGRNISEVGAGLKSAPVHFSVKTCEAIA, encoded by the coding sequence ATGATCAACGCTAAACTTGCCTCACAATCTCACTCTAATCACCAAACCGTTGTCAAACTTTCCGAAAAAGTCAGCTTCGGTGGAGAAGACGTGGTTATTATCGGCGGCCCCTGTACAGTGGAAAGCTGGGATCAGATGGAAACTGTTGCTAGTCATCTCGCCGCTGCACCCGTTCAGGCTTTGCGCGGTGGTGTCTACAAACCCCGCACCTCTCCCTATGCTTTTCAAGGAATGGGAGTGGAAGGATTGCAGATTTTGGCTTCGGTGCGATCGCGTTACTCGATCCCCGTCGTCACAGAAGTCATGTCAATTGGGCAAATAGAAGCTGTTGCGACCCATGCTGATATGCTGCAAATTGGTAGCCGCAATATGCAAAACTTCGATTTGCTAAAAGCTTTGGGAGAAGCTGGTAAACCAATACTACTCAAGCGTGGGTTAGCCTCTACTATTGAAGAATTTGTCATGGCGGCAGAATATATTTTAAGCCACGGCAATCCGGATGTGGTGCTGTGCGAACGGGGTATCCGCAGTTTCGATAACTATACGCGCAATGTGCTGGATTTAGGCGCAGTAGTGGCTTTGAAGCAGATAACGCACTTGCCAGTCATCGTAGATCCTTCCCATGCGGTAGGTAAGCGGGAATTGGTAGCACCTTTGGCGAAGGCTGCGATCGCGTGTGGCGCAGATGGGTTAATTATTGAATGTCACCCAGAACCCGAAAAATCGGTTTCCGATGCCCGTCAGGCGCTTTCTTTAGAAGATATGGTGAGTCTAGTTCACAGCTTAAGACCTGTAGCAGCGGCTGTCGGGCGTAATATATCTGAAGTAGGGGCGGGTTTGAAATCTGCCCCTGTTCATTTTTCTGTCAAGACTTGTGAAGCGATCGCTTAA
- a CDS encoding SWIM zinc finger family protein — protein MTQFSRTWWGKRFILALESFSDSARLGRGRSYASNGKVLKYKIDQNEITATVRGSVNPYFGVYKEPKYSINIEIKPIDKANWSKAIKYISSKASFVSKLLMNEVPDNIEEAFADLGLHLLPHSQKDFKTSCSCPDYANPCKHIAGVYYVVASQLDHNPFLLFELRGLSKEALQAELAKSPLGQVLSIELTAKEIPLETSASYYTPLEKVQIAEKINPREFWLGTKRLPQTVEAVSPASLPAILIKKQGDFPPFWKKDSSFIETMEELYQRVRTKNKEVM, from the coding sequence ATGACGCAATTTAGCCGTACCTGGTGGGGTAAACGCTTTATTCTAGCCTTAGAATCTTTCAGCGATTCCGCTAGATTAGGACGCGGACGTTCCTATGCGAGTAATGGAAAAGTTCTCAAATACAAAATTGACCAAAACGAAATAACTGCTACTGTTAGAGGTTCAGTCAATCCCTATTTTGGAGTATATAAAGAGCCAAAATATAGCATTAATATCGAAATTAAACCAATTGATAAGGCTAACTGGTCGAAAGCAATTAAATATATTTCATCAAAAGCCAGCTTTGTTTCTAAGCTGCTGATGAATGAGGTTCCTGATAATATTGAAGAGGCTTTTGCTGATTTGGGATTACATCTTTTACCTCACAGCCAAAAAGACTTTAAAACCAGTTGTTCCTGTCCAGATTACGCTAATCCTTGTAAACACATTGCTGGGGTTTACTACGTGGTAGCGTCCCAATTAGACCACAACCCGTTTTTATTATTTGAACTCAGGGGTTTATCTAAAGAAGCCTTGCAAGCAGAACTGGCAAAATCTCCTTTAGGACAAGTTTTATCCATCGAACTAACGGCAAAAGAAATTCCTTTAGAAACCTCAGCGTCTTACTATACTCCCCTAGAAAAAGTACAAATTGCTGAAAAGATAAATCCTAGAGAGTTTTGGCTAGGGACTAAGCGATTACCACAAACTGTGGAAGCAGTATCGCCAGCAAGTTTGCCAGCGATTTTGATTAAAAAACAGGGAGATTTCCCGCCTTTTTGGAAGAAAGATAGTTCTTTTATTGAAACGATGGAGGAGTTATATCAGCGAGTAAGAACCAAAAATAAGGAAGTTATGTAA
- a CDS encoding DEAD/DEAH box helicase, which translates to MKILHGTWIPKAEASFIQTGAFYLWVETPVVPKRRNAKHPIHPYHLRESDLEAFLSNELGIAAASRHKISENISPQYFAFPTANNQPLPSPELTKYLEAEVEEDYEGFLYWEVDAYEVNTILKAGTSSYDRVSNIIKIINDIHFLALHNSSEILIGSDLLFWYHYTQSFKEIILKDQYIPALKYRELPAATKGKRKQTNTFEIYSGWEIISEKYELLIEKFVEYMPLVCAAGSATFSTTVEFYSKETFLRNFSECLLNEIVTHTPSTAKFDQQITDTILYGCLYPERKNPQTTDQALEEYKQWYAWKDKLTRSQNPGNFYLCFQLKEAAADNVDNWQIQFLATAKQDPSLKLSLAEYWQLGQKQKKDLQKYFGKDFENNLLLNLGYAARMYPKLWQGLETDQPIGLPLNLAEAFEFLKESAWILEDSGYKVIVPAWWTPEGRRKAKIRLKTSSRPKGQTKAASKGYFSLDSIVQYQYELAIGGQTVTEKEWQQLVNAKSPLVQFRGQWIELDQEKMQQMLEFWQNNAKDQPEMTLTDLMKLAAESENELEVEHDQTLAEMMAKLQDKSKLEPIENPPQLQGNLREYQKRGVSWLQYLENLGLNGCLADDMGLGKSVQVIARLVNEKESTPSILPTLLIAPTSVVGNWQKEIEKFAPHLQAMVHHGSNRIQQVAEFKAASLNHDVVITSFTLARKDEKLLESVNWHRLVLDEAQNIKNPKAAQTKAILKLPATHRLALTGTPVENRLLDLWSIFNFLNPGYLGKEAQFRKSFEIPIQKDNNKVKSTTLKKLVEPFILRRVKTDQSIINDLPDKVEQKLYCNLTKEQASLYEAVVKDVSEKINNSEGIQRKGLILSTLLRLKQICNHPAQFLQDGSEFSVERSHKLGRLAEMVEEAISEGESMLIFSQFKEVCDSLEKYLKHTCHYNTYYIHGGTNRNKREQMIAEFQNPETEPSVFILSLKAGGVGITLTKANHVFHFDRWWNPAVEDQATDRAFRIGQKKNVFVHKFVAIGTLEERIDKMIEDKKKLSSAVVGADEAWLTELDNEAFKQLISLNKAAILE; encoded by the coding sequence ATGAAAATCCTCCACGGCACATGGATTCCCAAGGCAGAAGCTAGCTTCATCCAAACTGGTGCATTTTACCTGTGGGTAGAAACTCCCGTTGTCCCAAAACGCCGCAACGCCAAACACCCAATTCATCCCTATCATCTTCGCGAATCCGACTTGGAAGCCTTCCTCAGTAATGAACTAGGCATCGCAGCAGCATCCAGACATAAGATTAGCGAAAATATTTCTCCCCAATATTTTGCCTTTCCCACCGCCAACAACCAACCTTTACCATCTCCTGAATTAACGAAATATTTAGAAGCTGAAGTTGAAGAAGACTATGAAGGCTTTCTCTATTGGGAAGTTGATGCTTATGAAGTGAATACCATATTAAAAGCTGGCACTTCTAGCTATGATAGGGTAAGCAATATTATCAAAATAATAAATGATATTCACTTTTTAGCTTTACATAATTCCTCAGAAATCCTCATCGGCTCAGACCTATTATTTTGGTATCACTACACCCAATCATTTAAAGAAATTATCCTCAAAGACCAATATATTCCCGCGCTCAAATATCGCGAACTCCCTGCCGCAACAAAAGGAAAGCGGAAACAAACAAATACTTTTGAAATTTATTCAGGCTGGGAAATTATCTCGGAAAAGTACGAGTTACTAATTGAAAAATTTGTAGAGTATATGCCTTTAGTCTGCGCTGCTGGCTCTGCCACCTTCAGCACAACAGTTGAATTTTATTCAAAAGAAACATTCCTCCGCAATTTTTCCGAATGTTTGCTCAATGAAATCGTTACCCATACACCCTCCACTGCCAAATTCGATCAACAGATTACAGACACCATCCTCTACGGTTGCCTTTATCCAGAAAGAAAAAACCCGCAAACTACCGACCAAGCACTAGAAGAATACAAACAATGGTACGCTTGGAAAGACAAATTAACCCGCAGCCAAAATCCAGGTAATTTTTACCTCTGCTTCCAGTTAAAAGAAGCCGCTGCTGATAATGTAGATAACTGGCAAATTCAATTTTTGGCTACAGCTAAACAAGACCCATCCTTAAAACTTTCCTTAGCTGAATATTGGCAACTGGGTCAGAAACAAAAAAAAGACCTACAAAAATATTTTGGCAAGGATTTTGAAAATAACCTATTGTTGAATCTGGGATATGCAGCACGGATGTATCCTAAACTTTGGCAGGGATTGGAAACTGACCAACCTATAGGTTTGCCACTAAATTTAGCAGAAGCCTTTGAATTTCTCAAAGAAAGCGCCTGGATATTAGAAGATTCCGGTTACAAAGTCATCGTTCCCGCTTGGTGGACACCGGAAGGTCGCCGCAAAGCTAAAATTCGCCTGAAAACTTCCTCTCGTCCTAAAGGTCAAACTAAAGCTGCTAGTAAAGGATACTTCAGTTTAGACTCAATTGTGCAATATCAATACGAACTAGCAATCGGCGGTCAAACTGTTACTGAAAAAGAATGGCAGCAACTTGTAAACGCCAAAAGTCCACTGGTGCAATTTCGCGGTCAGTGGATAGAGTTAGACCAAGAAAAAATGCAGCAAATGCTGGAATTTTGGCAAAATAATGCCAAAGATCAGCCAGAAATGACGCTGACAGATTTGATGAAACTAGCCGCAGAATCAGAAAATGAATTAGAAGTAGAACATGACCAGACTTTGGCGGAAATGATGGCAAAGTTGCAAGATAAAAGCAAGCTGGAACCAATTGAAAATCCGCCGCAGTTGCAGGGAAATTTACGCGAATATCAAAAGCGAGGCGTGTCCTGGTTGCAATATCTGGAAAACCTGGGTTTAAATGGTTGTCTCGCAGATGATATGGGACTGGGAAAGTCGGTTCAGGTGATTGCTAGATTGGTGAATGAAAAAGAATCGACACCATCAATTTTACCAACTTTATTAATTGCACCTACCTCAGTTGTCGGAAACTGGCAAAAAGAAATTGAAAAGTTTGCTCCCCATCTGCAAGCAATGGTGCATCATGGTAGTAACCGCATTCAACAAGTAGCGGAGTTTAAAGCAGCTTCTCTGAATCACGATGTTGTTATTACTTCATTTACTTTGGCTCGAAAAGATGAAAAACTTTTGGAAAGTGTGAACTGGCATCGATTGGTGTTGGATGAGGCGCAAAATATTAAAAATCCTAAAGCGGCCCAAACTAAGGCAATTTTAAAGTTGCCAGCTACACATCGACTAGCTTTGACGGGGACTCCAGTAGAAAACCGCTTACTAGATTTATGGTCAATTTTCAACTTTTTAAATCCTGGTTATTTGGGTAAAGAAGCACAGTTTCGCAAGTCTTTTGAAATTCCAATTCAAAAAGATAATAATAAGGTGAAGTCTACGACATTAAAAAAGTTGGTAGAACCGTTCATTTTACGCCGGGTGAAGACTGACCAATCAATTATCAACGATTTGCCAGACAAGGTTGAACAAAAATTATATTGTAATTTAACTAAAGAACAAGCTTCGCTGTACGAGGCAGTCGTTAAAGATGTAAGCGAAAAAATTAATAATTCTGAAGGGATTCAGCGCAAAGGGTTAATTTTGTCAACCTTACTGAGGCTAAAACAAATTTGCAATCATCCAGCGCAATTTTTACAGGATGGAAGCGAGTTTTCAGTTGAGCGATCGCATAAACTCGGTCGTCTGGCAGAAATGGTCGAAGAAGCCATTTCTGAAGGCGAAAGTATGTTAATTTTTAGCCAGTTTAAAGAAGTTTGCGACTCCTTAGAAAAATATCTGAAACACACTTGTCACTACAACACCTATTACATTCATGGAGGCACCAATCGCAACAAGCGAGAGCAAATGATAGCTGAGTTTCAAAACCCAGAAACAGAACCTTCGGTATTTATTCTCTCCTTAAAAGCTGGTGGCGTAGGTATTACCCTCACAAAAGCTAATCACGTCTTTCATTTTGACCGTTGGTGGAACCCCGCAGTCGAAGACCAAGCCACAGATAGAGCTTTTCGTATTGGTCAAAAGAAAAATGTGTTTGTTCACAAATTCGTTGCTATCGGCACCTTAGAAGAACGCATCGACAAAATGATAGAAGATAAGAAAAAGTTGTCATCTGCTGTGGTTGGTGCTGATGAAGCTTGGCTTACAGAACTTGATAATGAAGCTTTTAAACAACTAATTTCACTCAATAAAGCCGCAATTTTGGAGTAA